A single genomic interval of Stieleria maiorica harbors:
- a CDS encoding RNA polymerase sigma factor, with protein sequence MNEADAHLLQLIETGDQDGWRQFVDRFQRRLIAFALHRVDSLATAEDLVQETFVSFLDARENYRGDGELESFLFQILRYRIIDHYRRSGIAQPLPVCHFGGESVIDALATAESTEPSVSWYVRRDEQNQATTVALAAAIRRLADDLQSGERFKELEIAEGLFFARRRNQELAAVMEISENEVAVVKRRLIGRLRDELRRSAERAGNWPDDALLADGLLSRVWEAERPSCPKRSTLGKYTLGILPDAWASYVDFHVQTLGCSFCRANLEELRPGSAAGENAAARDRLVQSTIGFFRAHVGV encoded by the coding sequence GTGAACGAAGCTGACGCGCATCTTCTGCAATTGATTGAAACCGGCGACCAAGACGGGTGGCGGCAATTCGTAGACCGATTCCAGCGTCGCTTGATCGCATTTGCGCTCCATCGTGTCGATTCTTTGGCCACCGCCGAGGACTTGGTCCAAGAAACGTTCGTCTCGTTCTTGGATGCGCGGGAAAACTATCGCGGCGACGGCGAACTAGAATCCTTTCTGTTTCAAATCCTGCGGTACCGCATCATCGATCATTACCGTCGCAGCGGCATCGCGCAGCCGTTGCCCGTGTGTCACTTCGGCGGAGAAAGCGTGATCGACGCACTTGCCACCGCGGAGTCGACCGAGCCGAGTGTCAGTTGGTACGTCCGACGTGATGAACAGAACCAAGCCACCACCGTGGCGCTGGCCGCCGCGATCCGTCGTCTCGCCGATGACTTGCAGTCGGGCGAGCGGTTTAAAGAGCTGGAAATCGCCGAAGGACTGTTTTTCGCCCGGCGACGCAATCAAGAACTCGCCGCGGTGATGGAGATCAGTGAAAACGAAGTTGCCGTGGTGAAACGTCGACTGATCGGACGACTGCGTGACGAACTGAGACGATCGGCGGAGCGTGCCGGCAACTGGCCCGATGATGCTTTGCTGGCCGACGGTTTGTTAAGTCGCGTCTGGGAAGCGGAACGCCCCAGTTGCCCCAAACGCAGCACGCTGGGCAAGTACACCCTGGGGATTCTGCCGGACGCCTGGGCCAGCTACGTGGATTTTCACGTCCAGACGCTCGGGTGTTCGTTTTGTCGAGCCAATCTGGAGGAACTCCGTCCCGGTTCGGCAGCCGGTGAAAACGCTGCCGCCCGCGACCGGTTGGTGCAATCCACCATCGGCTTTTTTCGGGCGCACGTTGGTGTCTAG